The Deinococcus fonticola genome has a segment encoding these proteins:
- a CDS encoding M16 family metallopeptidase, with translation MPGSSVHVFQFSGGFSCAFESRSGPGFAFDLRLPLGSAHDPVGREGSAAVLEEWLFKGAAGRDARQLQDAFDDLGVRRGGGVGPEATRLSVSGLLEDLPAALSLVADVLLRPALPEAEVPVLLDLARQDLEALRDSPSDLLGVQARAHTFPRREADGGAGYGHPATGTLEGLANVTPASLREHYGRYGQAGSVLGLVADLSAGEAQALVERTFAEWLAGEYTVIPVHFQGGLRRHFDDPEAEQTHLQLTAPGVAPTHPDWLAWQLALTALSGGSSSRLFHAVREERGLAYAVGASALVLAGQGFLSVYAGSTPGRLPETLDVICAELRRLPAGLGEAEFRRAHAGLSASIVFGGESARSRAVALTRDLTLFGRVRDLGDLRRELDALTLTDVNRFLHDYQPMQNASLFTLGQAVPA, from the coding sequence TTCGGTTCACGTGTTTCAGTTCAGTGGGGGGTTCAGCTGCGCCTTCGAGTCCCGCTCCGGGCCGGGGTTCGCTTTCGATCTGCGCCTGCCGCTGGGCAGCGCGCACGACCCCGTGGGCCGGGAAGGTTCGGCCGCGGTGCTGGAGGAGTGGCTGTTCAAGGGCGCGGCGGGCCGCGACGCCCGGCAGCTTCAGGACGCCTTCGATGACCTGGGGGTGCGCCGGGGCGGGGGGGTCGGCCCGGAAGCCACGCGCCTGAGCGTCAGCGGCCTGTTGGAAGACCTGCCTGCCGCGCTGAGCCTCGTGGCGGACGTGCTGCTGCGCCCGGCCCTGCCGGAGGCGGAAGTGCCGGTGCTGCTGGACCTGGCCCGCCAGGACCTGGAAGCCCTGCGGGACAGCCCATCCGACCTGCTGGGCGTGCAGGCCCGCGCCCACACTTTCCCGCGCCGGGAGGCGGATGGGGGCGCGGGGTACGGTCACCCGGCCACCGGCACGCTGGAAGGCCTGGCGAACGTCACGCCCGCAAGTTTGCGTGAGCACTATGGCCGCTATGGTCAGGCGGGCAGCGTGCTGGGGCTGGTGGCCGACCTGAGCGCCGGGGAGGCACAGGCGCTGGTGGAACGGACGTTCGCGGAGTGGCTGGCCGGTGAATACACCGTGATCCCCGTGCATTTTCAGGGCGGCCTGAGGCGCCATTTCGATGACCCCGAGGCCGAGCAGACGCACCTGCAACTCACCGCGCCGGGCGTGGCCCCCACGCACCCGGACTGGCTGGCCTGGCAACTGGCCCTCACGGCGCTGTCGGGCGGCAGCAGCAGCCGCCTCTTTCACGCGGTGCGCGAGGAACGCGGGCTGGCCTACGCGGTCGGCGCTTCAGCGCTGGTGCTGGCCGGGCAGGGCTTCCTGAGCGTCTACGCGGGCAGTACCCCGGGGCGCCTGCCGGAAACGCTGGATGTGATCTGCGCGGAGCTGCGGCGCCTGCCGGCGGGCCTGGGTGAAGCCGAGTTCCGGCGGGCCCACGCGGGCCTCAGCGCCAGCATCGTGTTCGGCGGCGAGTCGGCCCGCAGCCGGGCGGTGGCCCTCACCCGCGACCTGACGCTGTTCGGGCGGGTACGTGACCTGGGGGATCTGCGCCGCGAACTGGACGCCCTGACCCTGACGGACGTGAACCGCTTCCTGCACGACTACCAGCCCATGCAAAACGCCAGCCTGTTCACGCTGGGCCAGGCGGTGCCGGCATGA